The following coding sequences lie in one Oncorhynchus kisutch isolate 150728-3 linkage group LG3, Okis_V2, whole genome shotgun sequence genomic window:
- the LOC109871891 gene encoding coiled-coil domain-containing protein 74A isoform X1: MVTTVLLKGGKIETSATVRNLPHWSHVGCHRKLPRDCPPNPPQMMDSESLTFQCTMDSDIRRVASLKKDVLFLQKQHRETLRKLHEEIEELKRENKELHYQSIMEPQQSEVSPRCRSQTQQPSYTEQTSHPLHGLPSPSANLRVDTASTSHLLRSDLNAKSKRGLITSLLPLRIDGGPFHSPYAPTLQECEVIIRQLCKNNNLQSQELLRVKAILKDIIVNNKKMSQEAYTLTKAYPSDADRDKDIGMFPKLPLKSLPKKLPPASIGMRERVILPAIKQSLNSRIAERQKKAQAGLRSRLRRVVQ, translated from the exons ATGGTAACGACTGTTTTGTTGAAGGGAGGCAAAATTGAGACATCAGCAA CAGTCCGGAACCTGCCCCACTGGTCCCATGTCGGATGTCACCGAAAATTACCCCGTGACTGCCCACCCAATCCTCCACAAATGATGGACTCAGAAAGTTTAACTTTTCAATGCACCATGGATTCTGACATTAGACGAGTGGCATCATTGAAGAAGGACGTTTTATTCCTACAAAAACAGCACAGAGAAACACTGAGGAAACTGCATGAGGAAATCGAAGAATTAAAACGTGAAAATAAAG AACTGCACTATCAATCGATAATGGAGCCACAACAATCTGAAG TATCTCCAAGATGCAGATCTCAAACACAACAGCCCAGCTACACAGAGCAGACGAGCCATCCTCTGCATGGTCTGCCATCTCCATCAGCAAATCTAAG AGTGGATACAGCAAGCACATCTCATCTTTTAAGATCAGATTTAAATGCAAAATCAAAAAGGGGGTTGATCACATCCTTGCTTCCCCTGCGGATTGATGGTGGTCCATTTCACTCCCCCTATGCCCCCACCCTGCAGGAGTGTGAGGTCATCATCAGACAGCTCTGTAAAAACAACAACTTGCAGTCCCAGGAG CTGCTACGTGTGAAGGCCATCCTCAAAGACATAATAGTCAACAACAAGAAAATGTCCCAAGAGGCTTACACACTGACCAAGGCCTACCCCTCTGATGCAGACAG agaCAAAGACATTGGAATGTTTCCAAAACTACCTCTCAAGTCGCTGCCAAAaaaact GCCCCCAGCCTCGATTGGCATGAGAGAAAGAGTAATCTTGCCAGCCATCAAACAGAGCCTAAACTCCAGAATAGCAGAGAGGCAGAAGAAGGCACAAGCTGGGCTGAGATCCCGTCTGAGAAGAGTGGTGCAGTAG
- the LOC109871891 gene encoding coiled-coil domain-containing protein 74A isoform X2, with translation MMDSESLTFQCTMDSDIRRVASLKKDVLFLQKQHRETLRKLHEEIEELKRENKELHYQSIMEPQQSEVSPRCRSQTQQPSYTEQTSHPLHGLPSPSANLRVDTASTSHLLRSDLNAKSKRGLITSLLPLRIDGGPFHSPYAPTLQECEVIIRQLCKNNNLQSQELLRVKAILKDIIVNNKKMSQEAYTLTKAYPSDADRDKDIGMFPKLPLKSLPKKLPPASIGMRERVILPAIKQSLNSRIAERQKKAQAGLRSRLRRVVQ, from the exons ATGATGGACTCAGAAAGTTTAACTTTTCAATGCACCATGGATTCTGACATTAGACGAGTGGCATCATTGAAGAAGGACGTTTTATTCCTACAAAAACAGCACAGAGAAACACTGAGGAAACTGCATGAGGAAATCGAAGAATTAAAACGTGAAAATAAAG AACTGCACTATCAATCGATAATGGAGCCACAACAATCTGAAG TATCTCCAAGATGCAGATCTCAAACACAACAGCCCAGCTACACAGAGCAGACGAGCCATCCTCTGCATGGTCTGCCATCTCCATCAGCAAATCTAAG AGTGGATACAGCAAGCACATCTCATCTTTTAAGATCAGATTTAAATGCAAAATCAAAAAGGGGGTTGATCACATCCTTGCTTCCCCTGCGGATTGATGGTGGTCCATTTCACTCCCCCTATGCCCCCACCCTGCAGGAGTGTGAGGTCATCATCAGACAGCTCTGTAAAAACAACAACTTGCAGTCCCAGGAG CTGCTACGTGTGAAGGCCATCCTCAAAGACATAATAGTCAACAACAAGAAAATGTCCCAAGAGGCTTACACACTGACCAAGGCCTACCCCTCTGATGCAGACAG agaCAAAGACATTGGAATGTTTCCAAAACTACCTCTCAAGTCGCTGCCAAAaaaact GCCCCCAGCCTCGATTGGCATGAGAGAAAGAGTAATCTTGCCAGCCATCAAACAGAGCCTAAACTCCAGAATAGCAGAGAGGCAGAAGAAGGCACAAGCTGGGCTGAGATCCCGTCTGAGAAGAGTGGTGCAGTAG